A window of Amia ocellicauda isolate fAmiCal2 chromosome 20, fAmiCal2.hap1, whole genome shotgun sequence genomic DNA:
CaaacagtgtgtcagtcaaaTCATGTTTTAGCCCAGATTAAGATCACAAAAGCAGTTTCCAATCTGAGCCGCAGGGCGGCAAAAACCGGGCTCAGCGCTGGCTGCGCGTCATCACCACGTAGACCAGCCCCAGCAGCAGGATTCCCCGGAGCCCCACCACAGCGATGACCAGCAGGATCATCACGGACATCAGGGGCTCGATGACCTGGGCACCCATGTTCCAGCGTGGGAAGCCGAGGTTCACCAGCAACTGGTTCATATCTGCGAAGGCTGACCTCCCAGGAGCCCTGGGGGCAGCGGGGCCATTTTGTGCAGGAGCTCCTCCCGCAGTGTGGCGCACGAATCCCTGAGGAGTTCAATAAGCACACCTTACCTTCAAGAGCGCCAGGGTCTTGGCAGAAATAGAGGAGTTCACATACAGTAACCTACATGTTCCTGGCATGTAGGTTCTTTCACTATGGACAGAACTTATATATTCTTTCCATATGAAATAATTTAGTTTAACCAGAAGCcttaaaaacacaagaaaatgaaaatgcagaagGGTAGTTGTAGCGCAAACCATATAATCAATTACCCCACCCCAGTAAACTTTCCCCCCTGCCAAATTGCTTGTTTTACACTGGCAGGGTTAGCGTATTTTTTGAGTCAAGCAAGGTTTCATTTCAGAGAAGTCCAGAAAGTGCATAGCACCATCTTGTGGCCACATTTATGTATGTCTTAAACACATATTACACATATGAAGACAATGGCACAGCATTGCAGAGGCTTAATACTATTATGtcatatacagctctgtaaaaaattaagagaccactccaaggtcagaaatcaatgttaagtagtctcaattttttccagagctatatatatgtatgcttAATACTGTTATGtcttatatataaacacacactatttaaataaacagtcaATGGCACATTCagcataataaaacataaagaaaatgtaatcgATGAATGATTATAATTAGATTTACTTAAGTTGTAAGCAGCATAGTAATCAATTGCCCGGTATATGCCTGGCCTATgtcttattactctttctgtaATAGTACAGTCTTGTAATGTCTTctttcaatgtttttctttatgctTTTATTACAATGTAAGAAAGTAAAGATCACAAGAAATTATGTTTCAGCACAGAACCACGGTGGAGTGCCTTAATGGCTGCATCTTAGGCTGCCATAGGATGGGTGACAAGGGAATGCGATTATACTGGAATGAATATTCATGTTTATTATGTATAAAATGTACCTGACAACTTTATCCTGGGTGACTTGCAAGGCTTACAAAAAGcataacataaaaaatacaacactACAGCAAGTGCAGTTGTGTGATCTGCTGTGGGATGGAAATATGCGAGATCCCTTGCTCGGGACACATGCATCTTGTTCCTGACCCGAGCATGCTTACCCGACGAGGCACATTATTGAGTTCCTCCCGGCGGTTGGGGGGCTTGCGGACCCGGGGGTCGTCGTCCTGCACAATCTCTCCGTTCGCCAAAATACGGACCATCCTCAGGCTCGGGTTAATGCCCAGTCAGCAGTGAATCACACAACACCGGCACTATTACAGCATCAGAAAAACACTCAGTTACAAGTAGTAATAGAATACAAATCAGGACATATGATCATTAGTGGGTGTCACGGTGGTCGCGTCCCTTGTAGCGCAGACGCTCGCAGACCTGCACAACTCcgccgctcccattggtggagcagcgcataCCCGTGCAGAACTGCGCATCTGAGCGCCACCTGACACGTTAATAGTTTGAAAACAATCCATTAGGTTTAACCTGGGTGTGATGGATAACTGGTGGTGTTTATGATCCTACTGcatttacatgtattattttatttgatgttgtgttgtgttgtttgtttttccaccaATTTACCTTTGCATAGGcaagatttatttattctcaGGGATCAAAATACCattgtacaaaaaacaaacgtAGCATGTGTGGCATTGGTAGGTTTCCAggtaaacagaataaaaaaaaatatatatatatatatatatatatatatatatatatatatatatatatatatatatatatatatttcatgctATATATTGCATATTCATGCAAGTCACTActgcatcatcatcatcatcatcatcatcaaaaacCGTGGAGCCTAATTATATCTGGACACGGGCGAATGGTGTGGTCAAAAACacggaaaacaacaacacaacaaagtTAAAAGAGTGGAACAAAAGCTGTGTCTGCCTCTGAGATGTTACC
This region includes:
- the LOC136715930 gene encoding protein FAM241B; the encoded protein is MVRILANGEIVQDDDPRVRKPPNRREELNNVPRRGFVRHTAGGAPAQNGPAAPRAPGRSAFADMNQLLVNLGFPRWNMGAQVIEPLMSVMILLVIAVVGLRGILLLGLVYVVMTRSQR